From the genome of Maribacter algicola, one region includes:
- a CDS encoding PD40 domain-containing protein yields MRNTLAYRMVIGCSLIIGSYTLNAQDGLVVSNGTHQLTETEKRLQNYEDLKSLGYSEEEIYQDLGNAHFLSHNYETALFWYQKLIEISPDGQLDSSYQKRYDYALSKLGDAAKSVEEDENWTELVKSDYHMTDASSKTGNKLSRRKNFKALSINPEYSTASLGNEMSYFLELQENPKVKDFTYESPAVLTKDGKTAYFSKEVWVKPTTGIFSKKQKVHRIYRADKVNGEWKSIKELALCPTEYSALHPAISKDGTRLFFASNMPGTFGAFDIYVTTIKSNGIVGVAKNLGTKVNTAKNEMYPKVMEGNTLVFASEGHQGYGGLDVFMVEVEKRNVGLAMNMGSSINSPSDDFSIQFTNGQMGYVMSNRGGNGTALEMVAFSYFGENNTKNVRDFHLMEAMNTETRTQYSTSVFEDEN; encoded by the coding sequence ATGAGAAATACGCTAGCTTACAGAATGGTAATCGGGTGTAGCCTAATCATAGGTTCTTATACACTAAATGCCCAGGACGGTTTGGTGGTTTCCAATGGAACCCATCAATTGACCGAAACAGAAAAACGCCTCCAGAATTATGAGGATCTAAAGTCTTTGGGTTATTCTGAAGAGGAAATCTATCAAGATTTGGGTAATGCCCATTTTTTGTCACACAATTATGAAACCGCCTTGTTCTGGTATCAGAAATTGATTGAAATCAGCCCGGACGGTCAATTGGATAGTTCCTATCAGAAGCGCTATGATTATGCCCTATCAAAACTTGGTGATGCGGCAAAATCCGTGGAAGAGGACGAGAATTGGACGGAGCTTGTAAAGTCAGACTACCATATGACCGATGCTTCCTCAAAAACGGGGAACAAACTGTCTAGAAGGAAAAACTTTAAAGCGCTATCCATTAACCCAGAATATAGCACCGCATCCCTAGGCAATGAAATGTCGTATTTTTTGGAGCTACAGGAAAACCCCAAGGTAAAGGATTTTACCTATGAAAGCCCTGCCGTGTTGACCAAGGACGGGAAAACGGCCTACTTCAGCAAAGAGGTTTGGGTAAAACCAACAACGGGGATATTTTCAAAAAAACAAAAAGTTCATAGGATTTATAGGGCCGATAAGGTCAACGGGGAATGGAAATCCATTAAGGAACTGGCATTATGTCCCACGGAATACTCCGCCTTGCATCCGGCAATTTCCAAGGACGGCACGAGGCTATTCTTTGCTTCCAATATGCCAGGAACCTTTGGAGCGTTTGACATTTATGTCACTACCATAAAATCCAATGGTATCGTTGGTGTGGCCAAGAACTTGGGCACCAAAGTAAATACGGCAAAGAATGAAATGTATCCCAAGGTTATGGAAGGAAACACCTTGGTTTTTGCCTCTGAAGGCCATCAAGGATATGGTGGATTGGATGTCTTTATGGTAGAGGTCGAAAAAAGAAACGTAGGCTTGGCCATGAACATGGGCAGTTCCATAAACAGCCCAAGCGATGACTTTTCCATACAGTTTACCAACGGCCAAATGGGATATGTGATGTCCAACAGAGGTGGAAATGGCACCGCCCTGGAAATGGTCGCGTTCTCCTACTTTGGTGAAAATAATACCAAGAATGTTAGGGATTTCCACTTGATGGAAGCCATGAACACGGAAACAAGGACCCAATACTCAACATCGGTTTTTGAGGATGAAAATTAA